The DNA segment GTGGTTAGCGAACATAGACAATATAGCCTTTAACCTGAAGCGAAACTACTAATTTACGCCGCTGCCAGGGAGAAGTCGCCTGTATAAAATAAAAAGTGGAGCTAGTGATTAATTTCGTAGATCGTAAAAAACTAAGTTGCCTAACATTCTCTATTGAAAGAAAGCACGGTTTGAATAAAAAACTCAAGTTTCATTAACTACCGATATATAAAGAGCTTCCTGCCGCGCGTTATTATGACGTTCGCTGGAAGTAAAAAGTTACCTGCAGTAACAGCAAGCTTCCAACGCCAGGTTATACGGAACTTGTTCATGTATACTACTTTCAATACTAACTTTGTCGTATTGAAAGGAACCCTAGTTTAAATAATTACGACATTGGTTTCATTAACTGCGAAAAAATGAAGAGCTTCCTGCTGCGCGTTATTACGACATGCAtgggaaataaaaaataaacgtaCAGTAACAACGAGCTACCAACTCCAGGTTACACAGAACCTTATCAAATATACTACTCTCCACATTAAGCTCCCTGGCAGGCTCTTTGTGGACACCTCGTCTTCTGCGAGCCGCTCTCCCCATAGTGCTAAGGGAATTGATCGCCGGAAGGCTTCATATGTAAATGCGAGCTGAGTGAAGTTAGCCGACAAATTAAAGCAACCGAGCCAATAAAGCAAATACTCTCTGTTGACTTTCTTACTGCGCAAATCGCAGAAAGTGCCGATAATGATGTTTGTCCGCTTCAATGTAAATGCCTTTCTACGACGATGAGTTTCTACGATCAGCTGAATTGTACGTGAggtttcaatgaaaaaaaaagttgttattCTTGATAGTGCCACACACTCTTTTAGCCCAGAAGAATTGCAAAATTTCTAGAATACCCCGGAGTAAAAACTTCAAGAGAGCGAAGGAAGGCTGGAAGCATTCCTAAAAATTTGCGGCGAAGCATTCAGAATTTCGATGAAACTGGCTGCGATGAATACCACTCCGTGGAACACTTTCGGATCCTTGATTTCCGCCTTTATCCGTTTCGTAGAACTCACGTccctgcacaaatagtggcaaATGACTCCTGCTCTAGTGATTAATGAGCTCACGACATGCGACCAGTTTTACGAACTGCTTCCAACTGTTCATTCACCTCACTGATGAAACCAAAGAGCACAAAAAGTTATCGCAACCGCCCATCTCGACTCTTTCTAACTTTGCTTGTCCTTTCTTGCTTCATTTACAGCTGTAATTCCTGTACGTTACTGACTTAATAAGCGCGTGGTCTGCATCTCAAATTGCCATGTGCGCTGATATACTGGAACTTTTCCTGGAAAAGTGCGCGATTCCATTCTGGTTGTGAATAATGAACCTGGATGAAAGGGAGTTCTATTTCCGAGCTCGAAAAAACTGGTCTGTCTGTTTTCCGCATTTTTTTTAGATCCCTCACGCTGGTATTTCAAAAGCGAGACTTTGTAGTAATGCACTCTTTCTGGCTACTTTGATTCACATATGTCATCGTTATCATGCAGTGTTCGTATTTCTCTTTGCTGCAAGAGATCGATAACGGTCACTTTCCAAACTCAACCTTAACTTACTATTTGCGTATTAAATCACCTTATTGTCTCTCTCCATGGAAGTAAGGAAAGTCTTTATGAGTGGTTACATTCCTGTGGGGTTACGTCCTGTGGTACGGCAATCCATGTGGCACTCCATTCATTTTTTGTTACATAGGAATAATCTTGTGTTCCCGCTTTGAGGCTTCACTAGAAACCCGAATAAGATGCTCTCGCATTGGGACTGGTGAGCACTTATTCTCAAATCCATGCTCTGGCGCTATCTTTCGCCGGGCTGCCAAAACGCTACGAAGGGCCTTTACGCCATGCACAACAAGCGGGCTTTGTAACCTCTGGAAGTGCTTAAACATGTCCTTGTCATCCTTCTGCAAGTACAAGAACTCATCTGTTGGTTTGTTCGCCAGTGAACACAATGGCCGCGCCTGCCGCATCATTTCGCGTACTTCTTACAAGTTATTTGTGAAAATTGCATGTGAAGTTCTTGCACTCACCGGAGGCATTTGCCCCGTTGGTGGACCAGTGGCCTGCAAGAGCCATCGCCAGTGGACGCAACGGCCGCGCCTGCCGCATCATTTCGCGTACTTCTTACAACACGTGATTTGTGAAAATTGCATGTGAAGTTCTTCCACTCACCGGAGGCATTTGCCCCGATGGTGGACTAGGAGCCTGGAAGACCCATCGCCAGTGGACAAAACGGCCGCGCCTGCCGCATCATTTTGCGTATTTCTTACAACACGTAATTTGTGAAAATTGCATGTGAAGTTCTTGCACTCACCGGAGGCATTTGCCCCGGTGATGGACAGGGGGCCTGCAAGAGCCATCGCCAGCGGGAACAACGACCTCGCTGAAAGTCGCAGGATAATAAACTCGATCACTGCAAGTTTTGTATTCATTTACGGCATCGTGAAGCGTTTACAATGTGCCGTTTGGCCACTGCTCCCGTTTGCGCCCTGTGTCATGTCGCCTCGCGTGGCAGCCCGAAAGTTCTTTCCGCATGCAACAGGTGGCGCCACAACGCTTTCAAAATTGCGGCACCCAAATTTCTTTTGTGTTCTTGTCTATATTCacaaaaaatcaaaagaaaaacgGTGAAGCTTTCACAAAAGAGTCTTGCGTGCAGGATATAGGTGCTTTATGTGCAAAGCTATGGCAACATTGATGATGGAATGCTTGTTCTTACACATCATAAATGTTTTGAGGAAGAGCcaacaacaagaaaaatttgGGAAGGCTTCGTCAAAAATAATTTGTAAGAGCAACATTTTTGTGCGCTGTGTACAGAGCGAGAAGAGCTGTAAACGCAAAGAGAAATGCATTATGAAAAAATTGCTGCCGCTCACACTTAGTTTAATGACGTCGGATATATTGTTTAATGATAAGTGCGTTTTCTAATCCGTTCACTTGCACTGACTTCTACCAAGGCCCTTGCTCACCCACCAGCGCTCCTCCACAACTTACACACTGGGGTACATGAGGGGCTACACCGTTGTGGCAATGAGCACAAGCTCGTTGTTTCAATCCCGACCCAGGAGGCGGCTTTTCGAATGAAGTCAAATCCAGGTGTAAAGCGTAGTGTTGGTCAGAAGCTTCAAGCGCACAGGGTCGAATTTTAAGCCGTCTAGCGAAGCATCtatggtgcccccccccccaaccctgcTAGCATCACCAGAATCACATGGCATCACAGCAGAATAGCATCACAGGCCGTAAGGCCCGACTGTACTTCTGACCAACCCTGTACGTGCACCGCAATGCACATACTGGTGCTCATTTGTAAACCCCAGTCGACATAAATATATAGGCGTCCAAATGAATGTATTTtaataaaatgaaagaaacatttaTCCGTCTGGAAAGGTtccttcttaaagggacactgaggagaaattgaagttggcttctaTCGATAGAATaacagctcctgatcacaaaaacgccactcttactgaaaacaaagctcttgtaatgtagaaaatagcaagaaccaaaatacaggtgtcgccgccacaggccaatctcgcaagtacaagcgtgatgacttcctaggacaagaggcgccaccttggaggaattttccttacttcatggaagccacgaatctctgaggctagcaaagaaaggttgcgcaccgcaccgcatgccgtcagaaatcacggagtctgagtttacgtcacgtatcacatcactccgttctgtgacgtcataagagttctccttgtcggcataagagttctcgagtttgaatcagagcggcgggaaaaactttctcaacttcgaatccaaatttctttgaaataaatgcatctttcgcgcccggacaagcggcaacaaagccatgaaatgcctaagtatcagattttgctaacaaaaaaaatgatagagttctcctcaatgtccctttaaggtAAATACAAATATTAATATTCAccttatgaatttttttttctcctcgtaCGAAAATTACGAACACCAGCTTCTCTGAAGCAGGATATGCTAAGAATGTGCAATTTAACTGAACAGGTAACACCTATCTTCTGATGGAACATCAAATGGAATTACATATCGCTTCTGCACGAAAGTGCGAGTGCCATTCTCATCGTGCTGGTAACCGCACGCGCTGGTGGGGCTGTAGGATGAACTCCATGAAGCGTCACAAGGACGAGCGATATCAGCTGAAGACTGGACGTTTTGCGGCTGCAGCAGTTTGAAACAACTGCTTCTacgaatggtggtggtggtggtagcagTTGCGGTTTAGTGGCGCAGCGCAGTTTCGGTCGTAACGTGCATTACAGGCAACTTAGGGTTGCTTGAATGCAGCAAGTTTTTGGGAAGGCGCGCAACACCACACGAATGCTCTCGGCGTGTAGGTGTCAGTATGTCAGCAAAACGCATTCCCCTGTCTCACGGGTTCGTATAACCGGGGCTGAGAAGGTGGTGCAGTCTTTTCGGGCCGAGCAGAATTTATTGACGCTGAGCCTGGTCTTAAATTTTGCGTGTTGAATCTACTATACTTATACTCCCGGCATAGAGCTTTGGTGCTCATCTAGTGCACGAGGTGGCTCTGAACACCCGCAGTGCATATTTTCTCAGTCGCTTCGCGTATTGAATCTTGGCGAGTATATGCTAGAAGTCATTCTGTTCTTCGATCTGGGCCTGGGGCTGCTCCTGTTGAATTCAGTTCACTTTTATAGGTGAACCTTTTAGACGTATAGGTGCTTGTCATTTACGTTTAGAAACTTGCCAAGGTTAAAATGAAAATGCCAAACGGAGCTGTTTCTGAAAATTCATCGCAGTCATCAAATAATTGTTTCATGTGTTCTAGATAAAAACACAGCAAACGTGCAATCCACATGCGGTGGCATCAGACAATAGCAACTCATGAGTGCTttcgagaaaacggctttcgtgtgCTATTATCACACCATGGTAATGGACCGTGTATTGCCCAGCCAAGCATGGTGTGGTTTCCAGGATACATTTCAGTGTCgggtttgtttgttgtttttttttcgtctctgtGCAAGCGTACTTGGAAACTGTTAACTACGGCTGTTCCATTGATGGCTGCTGGAGACGTGCTCTAGGTGTCTATTAAAACGCTTTGTTGTGTTTCCAGTAATTACCGGGTTCATAAACTCACACAAAAATTGCTTGTCACTAGGGAGTCAAGGAAACTTACTTCGGGTGAAGCGGTCTTCTCCAACCCCTCTTGATTTCATATTAATTTCCGCGCTAGCGTTTTTGTGTTCGTGTTCTCTACGCCGTATTTTATGCGTGTTTTTGCTTCCCAGCTACAAGTCACACTATCGGATGGCGTTGAGGCCTCAGCCTGCAGAAGCATGACAAGCACTGCAACAAAATAGAAATAGGACCACGACTTGCAGCGGTTGATTTTGCGAAAAACCATTCCAACATGATAAAGATGGCTACCAGGGAAAAAAGATCCCCCTTCTCTGAGGTACTAGTTGCGCAAGGTCTCTGTGACGTAGAAAGTTGGGTTGGGTACTGCTAGCGCCACAGCGTCTGCTTCGCCGGAGGCTGGCCAGGCTTCGTTTCTCCTTTAGCCGCGCAGCTTCAGGTGCTAGAGACGATAATTTTCGTGCGAAACTTGGCTCGAGTGTCAATTCGTGTGTTTTCCGCCTGTTTGCACTGGAATAAATAAACGCTGTTCAAGTTGCAATAACTTGCTTTAGGCTTACTACCCGCGGCAGCCCCCTCAGAAATATTCGAACACACTAGCTTAGCGCATGGTCTTGAAGTCGTGGTGCCGCGCCGCTCGTTGAAGCTCAGTGCTTTGAAAACTCGATGCGCCTAGGAGTGCAATATATGAGATACCCCAGCAGTTGCAGCCAGTAGCTCCTAAAGCTTCCAAGCTGGCATTCTGAATCTAGGGCGTTGAGAACGCGCTAAACGCAGGGCAAATTCTTTAGGCAGTCTTTAGAATTTTTTGGCGAGCTACACTAGGAAAACAGTGGCCTATTTATTAGGCCAAGGCTTCCTTCTGTTTAGCGGCATTACTGCTCTGAGGTCTGCGTTGAAAATATTCGTTCTCACATGCCTTGTGTGGCTTTAGGCCAACTACGTTCTTGTTTCGCTTGCTCTACCGGCACCACATAGTGTATCGTCGGTTGTGACGGTAGtgagtgccaaaaaaaaaaagagatgaaagCGAGGGCAAGAGGGTCTGCTTGCAACTTAACGTTGCATATATCAGTATTTCATATTATGCAAAATACTGCTAAGCACTGCACGAAGGCATTTTGGTATTCAAGGCCACTTTGGCTACATGTACGAACTATCGCGGTGCACTATTTTTGAGAGGTCATACGCAGCGCGAGTATTTTATGTCTATGTTTTTAACACCTGCCGTTTGTTCTACAACAAATCCAGTAATAAGGAGCAAAACCCCCGCAATTGCCGTGCAAAGCGAAAATGACGAGTTTTTTaagccttatttttttttaaattttaccaCAAGACGCCTGGCACTAAAAAAAGCTGGCACATTAAGAAATAAGTGGTAAAACTTGCCTGCTTACATAGCGCACAGTTCGCTCTGGTGAGCGCGCACTCTGAAATTTCTAAACAAAGATTTGTTGCTAATCAGGCTGCCAGTAACTTTTAGTTAAAAAGCGTTGCGTTGGGGAAGAAACCGTGGTAGAgctaccaaaaaaaaacaaaaaaacacgagGACCACGGAAAATAGCGCAAGTTGCTGGCTTTTGTGCATAGGAAAGCCAGCGGGCGCGGACGAAAGCGCACCGCTTCGGTGTTTGTCAAAGGGACGAAGCCATAGCGCCAACATGGCCCGCGAGCTCGCCCCGTCCTGCCTCCGTGCCTCTCGGCTCCCACGGTGTGCTAGTTAAACACTCGTTCGTAACGCAattggtgagtcggacgtcctcgatttcGTAGCATATTCATTCCGAGGAACTTCTGCTCGCCAGTTGTTAGCTGGCGTTCTTGTTTTAGCAGCGATAAATGCTATGTCGCACGGGAGCTATGTCGATATGTCGATATGTCGGCACGGGAGGACTTAGGCCTTCTACAGTCGGCTAGCGCTCTGTAACGATCGCTTTCGGGGGTGGGGATAGATGGTTGGGCTGTCAACTTCGGGCACGCGGACATAGCGTGTCTCTCCGCTTTCACGACCGCACTGGGCccaacagagaaaagcagtggtacccagtttttttttttttgcgaaatccaGTATTAGAGTCGCGCTATCATTATTTAAACGCTTGCTCAGAACATCCTCCTTGCCCTTACGTTGGGTACTCGAAGTCGTCAAGGCAGATGTCCTCGGAGAAGCGGTCGCAGCGTGGCTCCTCGGGCTTGGGCCGGCTCACACGGCTGGGCAAGATGGCGCTTCCCAGGCTCATCGGCGGCCTTGGCGGCGCGTACGCCGGCTCCTGGACCGCGTTGTTCGTCGGCGGTGCCGGCGGCAAGGCTGCACCAGCTTGAGGCCCTACGGCGCCCGGATACGCCGGCCGAACCACGCGCAGCGGCAGTCCAGGGGGCGGCGGCAGAGCTGCGAAGGCGCCGCTCTGCGCATGGGAAAGCGTCGATTCAGAACAACGCCAGCGCTCAACCGAGGTGCTTCGATAGTTTGAGTTGTAATCGCTCGAATTGAAGCTGCTTGTAGAACCTCTacctcaaaaaaacaaaaacaattagAGCCTTCAAAAGGTGCGGGACGGCTGCGCTGTATACTTCTCCCACCCTTGTGCTACAGTATAAAGGGAACGAGTGATCAGCATATAGTGATCTGCATCAATACGGTGAAGACGCCACAAAGGAACTACGCATGCGCTATCATTGGTTCCCTTGCGGCGTCCTCGTAGTATTTACGCTACTCAGTAAGTTCGGGTCTCCAACAGCCCAGTTTACTTTATATCGAACGACGACTGTCTGGTACAGTTAGCTTCTCCGGAGGAAATGTAATATTTTCTCGCTCCACTCACATAACTCGGTAATACCTATGAAACAAAAGTATTTAGGCAGTATTCAAACGGATTGCTCGTGCGGAGGACGAAATTCGTTTCCGAAACCTTGCCACCAGCCTTCAACTGTCTTCATCGTTGATTTGCGTGATGGTACACATGTGGAACGGAACTGAATTTCTAAACGTTGTTATGAAAAACCGCCACCGGCCTGAAATTCACATAATCAATCATTTCTATTGTTTTATACGCAGAATGTCACTGAATTTCTGAATTGTAAGCGTTAAGTCACCATAACGTCTCAAATGTACTGGTTCCCGATGTGCTTGAGGCCACAAGGTTAAAGGCTTTTTAACGTAGTTTCGTCTTCTCCGTTGCATTGCAGAAGTCAAGCAGTCCTGGCACACCGGCTAATTTTTATACGCACCAAGTACGAACAATGTCAAAATCGATGCACCCTACTTCGCAATGAATACAGAAGTACAAATGTATACAGAGGTATGAAAAACGGCCACCGGCCTGAAATTCACATAATCAATCGTTTCTATTGTTTTATACGCAGAATGTCACTGAATATCTGAATTGTAAACGTTAAGTCGCCATAACGTCTCAAATTTCTTGGTTCCCGGATTTTCTTGAGGCCACAGGGTTATATGCTTTTTAACGTAGTTTCGTCTTCTTCGTGGCATTGCAGAAGTCAAGCAGTCCTGGCACACCGGCTAATTTTTATACGCACCATGTACGAACATTGTCAAAGTCGATCCATGCTACTTCGCAATGAATACAGAGGTACACCCGCTTTGCGCATGTTCGAGGCACGCAAGCAGCACCGCCAAGAGCGTACCTCTGGTCTCTGGACCGGAATGCGGATGACCTCTTCGTCCTGACTGCTGCCGTCTTCAATGGAGGACAGGGACGGCGGATACACGGCAACGGGCCCAGCGTATGGGAACCTCCCTGCGGACAACACGCGTGCACCTTGCATCAAACCAATGCGTCACATTATCAGCACCAGCAGCCACAAACCTAGATCGAGTTCTGAACAAAATCGCCCAAAAATAAATGGGGATCGAATGTCTTAGAGCTCCTTTGTCCGCAGCTACTGGGGGACAAAGGCTGACTGGCTTTCAGACACTTTTGATACATATAGCGGTGATCGATGGCTGCAAAAAAAGTAAAGATGATACCACCGTTCTCACTTTCGCAACTCTCGCCCAAACTTGCACGAACTGTGAGTCTCATCGTGCGCATATTGAGAAACCTCCGCCATTCGTCGATGGAGACGGTAGGGGAAAGTTCAGCTCAGAAAATGGCTAGAATTTGagcccttttttatatttttttctctccgaAGGACCATCGATGTAAATTCAATTCATCATTAATTCGATGCAGCTACATTTGAGGCACTGGAAAAACGGCAACCTCAGAGGAAAGCAAAATCCAAGCTTCAGAATGGAAAATAGGAAATATAGGAGTAGTGTTTCGTTAAATGATAACTTTCGTCTAATCCTGCGAGATGACCAAATACGCAGTAAATCGCAATGAGAACCCACTGAGCTGTGCAACTAGACGGCTAACCACAACAGGCCTGCGCAGTGCACTCGTGTTGCTTCTTTGCGGCTACGTGGCACACAAAAATTATGGTAGGCAAATAATGTCTTTCGAGAGCTTCCGCCAGCACTTCAATGAACTTCTTTTACTTCGTATCCCTGCGAGGATATCATTTTTCTTGATTGCCGCTGCATTCTCGGTACAGCCTAAGCGCACCGTTTTGTTTCCCATATGTGGCCATACTTTGTGCGTCCTATGGAGACAAATTTGTCTTAAGCCAGATCTATTCTCCCTGTGCTGAAGTTTCGAAACGGGCCCTAAATCTGTCTTATGCTATGAAAGATGTACCACTTCAAATAGATGCTGACACGGAATACGAAAGAACACCGGCTCGGGTTTTCGTGGTTGAGTCTGCTCACTCGCCGTTTTTTCTTCCGCTCAATACTGTACGCTAAAGGTCTGTATCAGAAGCCCAGTGAAGGCTCATGAAAACGCCTTGCGCCGGATTTTGCCCCGCATATTCTGCTTTCTCTCACCCAGAAGGTTGTCTAATAACACGAGTAATGTAATCTCTGACGTTTCTTGATGTGCCCACTTGGTTCGAAGATACGCAACCCACATTGAAAGGTACTCCAGCAGTTCGTGAATGGAATAGAACGGCGCAAGAAAACGAGGGCAGCAACATGCAAAACACAGGACCCGTTTCCTGTCCCCGTTTTCTTGCGTTGTTGCATTCCATTTACGATGTCtattcaccaactagctcaaactgaAGTTTTTCTCCAGAAGTTCCTGAGGAGAAAAAAGATATCAAACTGTTGTAAATATACGGAGCCCTGCTATCATCATTTTCAGAGGTTGGCAGAAATGTTCAATTCTTACCCGGGCCAAGCGCGAATTTGCCGCCGTATTTTTAGAAAATTTTTTAGTCTTGCTCAAAAGTCTTCAGGACACATGATttgctctcgagctgtgctttagAGCACTGATGGCGCTCCTGAAaactattttttgtgtgtgtgtaaggaGAACTCTCGTCCTCTCATTTCAAGATTATTTGGCCTTTAAGGGTGGCGTACGTTCTCTATTATACCGCTGAAATGTTAACCAtatggcctgaagacttttgacaaaagctgtacATGCCTACCATCAACAGTGCAAAATAAGTTGGCAGCACTGCCCTCTCTTAGATCAAAAACAATAAATAATCAGAGCGCGTGTGGCGTGCTTTCTCCCGGCTTGCCACCCCCATCCGGCTCACAGGCCGGCAGGATGCCGCTACGCCACCACCGCATCCAGTCCTGCCGTGTAGAGTCGCAGCAGAAAGGAACACGTGACACGTAGGCCACTGGATGACGCATGCTTCTCGATGTTGCTGCATGAGCTCCTGAGCTCCACAGTGTCGGTTCGCCGCGTGTGAAGGGCCAGTATTTCTTGCATTGCAACGTCTACTATAATTGCAATTATTTAAACTTAAAAACAGTTATAGGTATTACTAATGGTGAGCTGCCCAATCTCTAATTGCGGTGAGGTGTCGAAGTATTGTGgttcaaaagttaactattaggaTTTAGGTAAGCAAGTTCAAAATTATTCAACATGTCTTAGCTGTTTCTGGTGTCCGCCGCCGGCGGCAATACCATAACCAAGAAAGCTCttttaaatcaataaataaatgaaaacattTTATAAATTACTATTAGTTTTCAATGAAACATGCTAAAACGCACCTCTTACATACAGTTTTTAAGTCACATCGATGTTGGCCACCCGATTAAGGCGACTGGTAGTAATGCGTCCACTACTATCAGTGGCAACTGAACCTTTTACAATTTTTGATCAGACATTGAAGATACTTCAGCGTTGTACTTACTTCTCACAGGAACCACAAAGGGATTTCTGAAGATCCTCCTGAAGGGTACCCTCGCCCCTTCCTTGAAGTCTGCCCTCCGCGCTGGGACGCTTCCTTCTACAAAGTGTGGAATGGCCACAAAACGCACTACTTCGCCGCCTTCATCGGACGCACCGTGCCTGCCCTCGTACTTGACGGCCTCGGTTCCGTTATTGGCGATTTGCACCGCCGGTATATCAGGTAGCTGGCCTTTCACTACATGCACCCTTGCAGGCACGTCGTTGACAAGGCGCCTTCGTCCATTCTGTGTTTGAACAGACTGAGACAGCTCGAGCTCGTCTTTCTCTACCGTCTGCGGCACAGCGTCTCTGATGACTGGAGGCAGTGTACGCAAGGGCAGCCTCGGTCGCGGCCCGAAGCCAGGAGAGATGTCGTCGCTCTTATAGCGCAAGTTTGGCCTTCTACCCAGCCTGGAAAAGGGTGTCGAAAGCAGCGGGCGGTTCGTTGTCGTCGACGTGGTGGTTGTGCTTGTCTGGCCATACCAGGACGGTACCTTCCGCTCCCCAAAGACAAAAGGCCGCCTCGTTGAAGTGGTCGTCGTTGTCGTGGAACTGCTCGTGGAGGAGGTGCTGGTCGTAGTTGTGGTCGTCAGCACTGGCCGACGAGGAATTACAGGACTGTACTTCCTCCCGGGGAGGGCCGGCCTCACGAAGGCTCTCCTAGCTGGCGTGGTTGTAGGTGGTGTGGTCTTAGTCGGTTTGCTCCTGTAACCGCGAACGAGCGACGGCAGCTGTCGACGCGTCACACCAAACTTCCTCGTTGGGTACGCTGTTGTGGGGACTTCAGTGGCCACTTCGGTGGTGAATAGGGTGCGCTCTTTTGTGGTCGTCTCCTGCTTTGGCCTCATCTTCCGCCGCCTTTTTGCTTGCAACCTCGCTCTTTTCGGGAACGGCGGGATTTCTGGTACAGCCTTCCAAGCGCTGGGACTCAGTGGATCTACTTCAGGTGGTTGACCACGTTTATAATACGCAGAGCTTGTAGGCAATGGTGCCGTGGTAGATGGAGGGGGAGCCGGTGTcgttgtggtggtagtggtggttgTTGTCGAAGTTGTTAACACAACGGCTCGAGGTCCCGCAGGAGTAGTAGTCTCCCAGTCCGGAGAGCTCACGGAATTAATGACTTTAATGAATGACGGTGGCAAAGGCGAATCAGAAAGGCGAAGCCGCTGCTTAGGTGGTTCTGGAGGCCTGTTTGGAACAAGTCCAGGAATGCTGGACGCGGTGCTGTGTTGATAAACGGGCCACGGGATCCGGTTTGCATTGTCCAAAGGCTCTCTGTTCGACCTGTCCACCTGTGCTGCCGTTCCGGATATAGAGTTCAGGCTTAGAAACACCACTACCACTGCCGCTGGGTACCTTTCGTAGAATCGTTTTCGCCGCAACTGTAAtcgcaaaaaaagaacaataaaattAGTAGAGAGGAAAAGGCAAGCAGTGCTAGTTTTTTAAGGAGAGTTGAGCGTTCCTTGACTCTCCATTTTGCAGCAGGCGAAGATCGCTACTAGCTCTGAAACGGAATTATCTCGGCATGAGCCTGTATGAAACAGTACCACACCTTAAGCTGTGTGACCTAAATTAGGTGAATACTCAGTTCTCACAACTTTAAACGCCTCTAATACGTATCTTGTACTATAAATGTTTGTAACGACTTCTCACAACAAAGCTCCGTTCTTTCTGTTTGGCTcaataaaaattggaggggacacttaagctccgccttaagggtattacGCGATAGCTTAATGGTGTAATGAAcatacatgcagaattggtcattctctccttaacattcatagatccctggcagtcctctTGCCACCCCTGGCGAAGTGGTGAAGCGgctaagtgatgcgccactgtcctgagATGGCAGGGGCTGCTACCggtagggcttgtgcgaccc comes from the Amblyomma americanum isolate KBUSLIRL-KWMA chromosome 1, ASM5285725v1, whole genome shotgun sequence genome and includes:
- the LOC144114620 gene encoding uncharacterized protein LOC144114620 isoform X2; its protein translation is MLRRKRFYERYPAAVVVVFLSLNSISGTAAQVDRSNREPLDNANRIPWPVYQHSTASSIPGLVPNRPPEPPKQRLRLSDSPLPPSFIKVINSVSSPDWETTTPAGPRAVVLTTSTTTTTTTTTTPAPPPSTTAPLPTSSAYYKRGQPPEVDPLSPSAWKAVPEIPPFPKRARLQAKRRRKMRPKQETTTKERTLFTTEVATEVPTTAYPTRKFGVTRRQLPSLVRGYRSKPTKTTPPTTTPARRAFVRPALPGRKYSPVIPRRPVLTTTTTTSTSSTSSSTTTTTTSTRRPFVFGERKVPSWYGQTSTTTTSTTTNRPLLSTPFSRLGRRPNLRYKSDDISPGFGPRPRLPLRTLPPVIRDAVPQTVEKDELELSQSVQTQNGRRRLVNDVPARVHVVKGQLPDIPAVQIANNGTEAVKYEGRHGASDEGGEVVRFVAIPHFVEGSVPARRADFKEGARVPFRRIFRNPFVVPVRRRFPYAGPVAVYPPSLSSIEDGSSQDEEVIRIPVQRPESGAFAALPPPPGLPLRVVRPAYPGAVGPQAGAALPPAPPTNNAVQEPAYAPPRPPMSLGSAILPSRVSRPKPEEPRCDRFSEDICLDDFEYPTAAILDSISRQRARFDTMYAEVRDRSAQVDGVTRKQEERYTPRHYFGASERDSRPRDYAPDGGFLCPSEILYERPRRARNHLGVWKVIVNIGDYRQTMRLEKCLRPNRPCSYVLEKYSSSCSQVYSYQRLLTFEKGKGLHIDIFRVPSGCSCHVKGFSPFQRHDEPITPVRQQQPYEYDRTTYTSATSLAAAKEPSSGGRQVNNTLWIILGNGKELDPETKERLVQQLRQYPQLAEQLPQGEAVRELVNEADGYQRPYARPEQTRPPSYGVHYSGHKTREERPHLVNSGAVPPRWAQQGPAVAAEPLKYVQPNRIRRPPPPPPSDYETEEALPPGARPRYYQKPFKAPEEDALFTRYHEPARERHPHVGQASHGSADVRISHAPATASRGDVLLVEPVRQRPYGKRFQVVTTTEPSTTRDVAKKINFSYHPIIDYITR